Proteins co-encoded in one Armatimonadota bacterium genomic window:
- a CDS encoding branched-chain amino acid transaminase, with translation MQPSSRIWFDGRLVPWDQATVHVAAHVIQYGSSVFEGIRCYETATGPAVFCLYPHLRRLADSCKIFRMALPYSTDDLARAVLETVGANGHRSCYIRPVVFRGVESWSVEPRRSPLHVAIITIEWGRYLGPEAIEQGVDVMVSSWRRMAPDTHPGMGKIGGNYVNSAFVVMEAVDNGYAEGIALDVHGYVSEGSGENVFVVRDGVIYTPPLAASILGGVTRTVVMTLCRDLGIDVRETAIPRELLYVADEVFFTGTAAEITPVRSVDKVPIGTGTRGPITRRLQEEFFGIVEGRTPDRHGWLTPVPVLSRP, from the coding sequence ATGCAACCATCGAGCCGGATCTGGTTTGACGGCAGGCTGGTGCCATGGGACCAGGCCACGGTGCACGTCGCGGCCCATGTGATCCAGTACGGGTCCAGTGTCTTCGAGGGCATCCGCTGTTACGAGACGGCGACCGGCCCCGCCGTCTTCTGCCTGTACCCCCACCTGCGGCGTCTGGCGGACTCGTGCAAGATCTTCCGGATGGCGCTGCCCTACAGCACCGACGACCTGGCCCGGGCCGTGCTGGAGACCGTGGGGGCCAACGGCCACCGGTCGTGCTACATCCGGCCCGTGGTGTTCCGGGGTGTGGAGTCGTGGAGCGTCGAGCCGCGCCGGTCGCCGCTGCACGTCGCCATCATCACCATCGAGTGGGGCCGCTACCTGGGGCCCGAGGCGATCGAGCAGGGCGTCGACGTCATGGTGAGCTCCTGGCGGCGGATGGCGCCCGACACGCATCCCGGCATGGGCAAGATCGGCGGGAACTACGTCAACTCGGCGTTCGTCGTGATGGAGGCCGTGGACAACGGCTACGCGGAGGGCATCGCCCTGGACGTGCACGGGTACGTCAGCGAGGGGAGCGGCGAGAACGTCTTCGTGGTGCGCGACGGCGTGATCTACACGCCGCCGCTCGCCGCCTCCATCCTGGGGGGCGTGACGCGTACGGTGGTGATGACCCTGTGCCGCGACCTCGGGATCGACGTCCGCGAGACCGCGATCCCCCGCGAGCTGCTCTACGTGGCCGACGAGGTCTTCTTCACGGGCACCGCCGCCGAGATCACCCCGGTGCGCTCGGTGGACAAGGTGCCCATCGGTACCGGCACGCGGGGGCCCATCACCCGTCGGCTGCAGGAGGAGTTCTTCGGCATCGTGGAGGGGAGGACGCCCGATCGGCACGGCTGGCTGACGCCGGTGCCCGTGTTGAGCCGACCGTGA
- the leuS gene encoding leucine--tRNA ligase — MRYDHRTVEAKWQARWEADRLYHAPDFDPRPKFYFLTMYPYPSGDGLHIGHWYAMAPTDAAARYKRMRGYNVMLPMGFDAFGLPAENAAISRGVHPYRWTMENIARMRRQLRSMGAMWDWDREVITCQPEYYRWNQWFFLKMYERGLAYRALAPVDWCPQDNTTLAREQVVGEERVCERCGTPVVKKNLEQWFLKITAYAEELLDFSKIQWPERVVTLQRNWIGRSEGVEFAIPVRDHPGVTFRVFTTRPDTVFGMTFCVLAPEHPLVDRLVTPERRAEVEAYKFKAARESDIERLSTEKERDGVFIGAYAINPMNGAAVPIYIADYVLLTYGTGAIMGVPAHDERDFDFARKYGLPIPVVVAPPGWDGQPLAAAYLGEGTMVNSGEFDGLPSPVAWQRIADAMVARGIGERKVHYRLHDWLISRQRYFGTPIPIIYCGRCGTVPVPYEDLPVVLPEDAEFRPTGESPLKYHEGFRRTTCPRCGSEAERETDTMDTFVDSSWYQYRYVSPHYDQGPFDPEVGRYWLPVDQYTGGVEHAVMHLLYTRFWTKVMRDLGLVSFDEPMLRLFNQGIILGPDGQRMSKSRGNVVNPDELVAAHGADVVRAYLMFIGPWDEGGPWDPQGIGGIVRFLGRVWTLVTQTAGRATQGDGDGRAARELEHWVHRTVARVTADLEEFRFNTALAALMELTNTLQRLREALAGTPTWRDAVRALVLMLAPFCPHMAEELWVEHLHEPYSVHTQAWPTYDPAKAAAEELTLVLQVDGRVRDRIQVPAGISDEEARARALASPRVRRFIDGREVATVIVVPGRLVNIVTR, encoded by the coding sequence ATGCGCTACGATCACCGGACCGTGGAGGCCAAGTGGCAGGCGCGGTGGGAAGCCGACCGGCTCTACCACGCGCCCGACTTCGACCCGCGGCCCAAGTTCTACTTCCTGACCATGTACCCGTACCCGTCGGGCGACGGGCTGCACATCGGCCACTGGTACGCCATGGCGCCCACCGACGCGGCCGCGCGCTACAAGCGCATGCGCGGGTACAACGTCATGCTCCCCATGGGGTTCGACGCCTTCGGGCTGCCGGCGGAGAACGCGGCCATCAGCCGGGGCGTGCACCCGTACCGGTGGACGATGGAGAACATCGCCCGCATGCGCCGGCAGCTGCGCTCCATGGGCGCCATGTGGGACTGGGATCGCGAGGTCATCACCTGCCAGCCCGAGTACTACCGGTGGAACCAGTGGTTCTTCCTGAAGATGTACGAGCGCGGGCTGGCCTACCGGGCGCTGGCGCCCGTGGACTGGTGCCCACAGGACAACACCACGCTGGCCCGCGAGCAGGTGGTGGGGGAGGAGCGCGTCTGCGAACGGTGCGGCACCCCGGTGGTCAAGAAGAACCTCGAGCAGTGGTTCCTCAAGATCACCGCCTACGCCGAGGAGCTGCTGGACTTCTCGAAGATCCAGTGGCCCGAGCGGGTCGTCACGCTGCAGCGGAACTGGATCGGGCGCAGCGAGGGGGTCGAGTTCGCCATTCCGGTCCGCGACCACCCCGGGGTGACGTTCAGGGTGTTCACGACCCGTCCCGACACGGTCTTTGGCATGACGTTCTGCGTGCTGGCACCCGAGCACCCGCTGGTCGACCGGCTGGTCACGCCGGAGCGGCGGGCGGAGGTGGAGGCCTACAAGTTCAAGGCCGCCCGCGAGTCGGACATCGAGCGCCTGTCCACCGAAAAGGAGCGCGACGGGGTCTTCATCGGCGCCTACGCCATCAACCCCATGAACGGTGCGGCGGTGCCCATCTACATCGCCGACTACGTGCTGCTGACCTACGGCACGGGCGCCATCATGGGCGTGCCCGCCCACGACGAGCGCGACTTCGACTTCGCCCGGAAGTATGGTCTGCCGATCCCGGTGGTGGTGGCGCCGCCGGGCTGGGACGGGCAACCGCTCGCCGCGGCCTACCTGGGCGAGGGCACCATGGTCAACTCCGGCGAGTTCGACGGGCTGCCGTCGCCGGTGGCGTGGCAGCGCATCGCCGACGCCATGGTGGCTCGCGGCATCGGCGAGCGGAAGGTCCACTACCGGCTGCACGACTGGCTGATCAGCCGGCAGCGCTACTTCGGGACGCCCATTCCCATCATTTACTGTGGGCGCTGCGGCACCGTGCCGGTGCCCTACGAGGACCTGCCGGTGGTGCTGCCCGAGGACGCCGAGTTTCGCCCCACCGGCGAGTCGCCCCTGAAGTACCACGAGGGGTTTCGGCGCACGACCTGCCCGCGGTGCGGGAGCGAGGCCGAGCGCGAGACCGATACCATGGACACGTTTGTCGACTCGTCGTGGTACCAGTATCGCTACGTGAGCCCCCACTACGACCAGGGGCCGTTCGACCCCGAGGTGGGGCGTTACTGGCTGCCCGTGGACCAGTACACCGGCGGGGTCGAGCACGCGGTCATGCACCTGCTGTACACGCGGTTCTGGACCAAGGTCATGCGCGACCTGGGCCTGGTGTCGTTCGACGAGCCCATGCTGCGCCTGTTCAACCAGGGGATCATCCTGGGCCCCGACGGCCAGCGCATGAGCAAGTCGCGCGGCAACGTCGTCAACCCCGACGAGCTGGTGGCCGCGCACGGCGCTGACGTGGTCCGGGCGTACCTGATGTTCATCGGCCCATGGGACGAGGGCGGCCCCTGGGATCCTCAGGGCATCGGGGGCATCGTCCGCTTCCTGGGACGCGTCTGGACCCTGGTGACCCAGACGGCCGGCCGGGCCACCCAGGGGGATGGCGACGGGCGCGCCGCCCGCGAGCTCGAGCACTGGGTCCACCGCACGGTCGCGCGGGTCACGGCGGACCTGGAGGAGTTCCGGTTCAACACCGCGCTGGCGGCGCTCATGGAGCTCACCAACACGCTCCAGCGTCTGCGCGAGGCGCTGGCGGGTACCCCGACGTGGCGTGACGCCGTGCGGGCCCTGGTGCTGATGCTGGCGCCGTTCTGCCCCCACATGGCCGAGGAACTCTGGGTGGAGCACCTCCACGAGCCCTACAGCGTGCACACCCAGGCCTGGCCGACCTACGATCCGGCGAAGGCCGCCGCCGAGGAGCTGACGCTGGTCCTGCAGGTGGACGGCCGGGTGCGCGACCGCATCCAGGTGCCGGCCGGGATCAGCGACGAGGAAGCGCGGGCGCGGGCCCTGGCGAGCCCGCGGGTCCGTCGATTCATCGACGGGCGGGAGGTCGCCACCGTCATCGTGGTGCCCGGGCGGCTGGTGAACATCGTCACGCGGTAG
- a CDS encoding ComEA family DNA-binding protein, which translates to MGARVISRTEQIALMALVCAAALLIAVAGRTARAPAPVVITTPRAPQPIRVHVTGEVVWPGVYVLPAGARVQDALAAARGPTLAADLTQVNLAAVLRDEDRVVVPRRPPAHALVPESPVRAPGDLHGRGHRPTGGGAAGRAGPPAGVARKPVNVNTAAADELERLPGVGPVLARRIVQDRAARGPFRRVEDLERVRGIGPGLVRRLRPLVRLE; encoded by the coding sequence GTGGGGGCGAGGGTCATCTCCCGCACCGAGCAGATCGCCCTGATGGCGCTCGTGTGCGCCGCGGCCCTGCTGATCGCCGTGGCGGGCCGGACTGCGCGTGCGCCCGCACCGGTCGTCATCACGACACCCCGGGCGCCCCAGCCGATCCGCGTCCACGTCACCGGCGAGGTCGTCTGGCCGGGCGTCTACGTGCTGCCGGCCGGCGCGCGGGTGCAGGATGCGCTGGCGGCCGCGCGCGGCCCGACGCTGGCCGCGGATCTCACCCAGGTCAACCTGGCCGCGGTGCTCCGCGACGAGGACCGGGTGGTGGTGCCGCGCCGTCCGCCGGCGCACGCGCTGGTGCCGGAGTCGCCGGTCCGTGCGCCGGGTGACCTCCACGGGCGCGGGCACCGGCCGACCGGTGGCGGGGCCGCAGGGCGCGCCGGGCCGCCGGCAGGGGTCGCGCGCAAGCCGGTGAACGTGAACACGGCCGCCGCCGACGAGTTGGAGCGGCTGCCCGGGGTCGGGCCCGTGCTGGCCCGGCGCATCGTGCAGGACCGCGCCGCCCGCGGACCGTTCCGGCGCGTCGAAGACCTGGAACGGGTGCGGGGCATCGGGCCCGGGCTGGTTCGGCGCCTGCGGCCGCTGGTGCGGCTTGAGTGA
- a CDS encoding sigma-70 family RNA polymerase sigma factor, protein MTDTPQHARSADTPDDVAHLEALVARYGAHVYAIAYRLAGNEADARDLAQEAFLRAWRALRTIQPGAALEGWFYRIVRNLYIDLVRRRPRQRVESLDVPLDTAEGPMARERPDPTADVEHAVAARTVDRRVQAALLALPPDLRAVVVLADVEGYGYEEIAAMLDVPLGTVKSRLHRARRALRDRLAPYRAELMQP, encoded by the coding sequence GTGACCGACACACCGCAGCATGCCCGATCGGCGGACACCCCCGACGACGTGGCGCACCTGGAGGCGCTGGTGGCGCGGTACGGGGCGCACGTGTATGCGATCGCCTACCGGCTGGCTGGCAATGAGGCCGACGCGCGGGACCTCGCCCAGGAAGCCTTCCTGCGGGCCTGGCGGGCACTGCGCACGATCCAGCCGGGCGCTGCGCTGGAAGGCTGGTTCTACCGGATCGTCAGGAACCTGTACATCGACCTGGTGCGGCGCCGGCCGCGGCAGCGCGTCGAGTCGCTCGACGTCCCCCTCGACACCGCCGAGGGGCCCATGGCCCGCGAGCGGCCTGACCCGACAGCAGACGTCGAGCACGCGGTGGCCGCCCGGACGGTCGACCGGCGCGTGCAGGCGGCGCTGCTCGCGCTGCCGCCCGACCTGCGTGCAGTGGTGGTGCTCGCCGATGTCGAGGGCTATGGCTACGAGGAGATCGCCGCCATGCTCGACGTGCCGCTGGGCACGGTCAAGTCGCGGTTGCACCGCGCCCGGCGCGCCCTGCGCGACCGGCTGGCGCCCTACCGTGCGGAGTTGATGCAGCCATGA
- a CDS encoding zf-HC2 domain-containing protein: protein MIAHHAIRRQLGAYLDEELRPEEAAEVRAHLAACAACAADLEELRATRALLRQLPPPPVPEGFLDELRARLRAEGTGRRTWWPPVLVARPAVLVAAVVAVLILVGLPVARGRLERLRAAEVGPDLFVRQYVSTAVTDPLVDRAFLGLLVTDANLRLIGEDPRAVGGSR from the coding sequence ATGATCGCCCATCACGCCATCCGTCGGCAGCTCGGCGCCTACCTCGACGAGGAACTGCGTCCCGAGGAGGCAGCGGAGGTACGAGCGCACCTGGCGGCGTGTGCCGCGTGCGCCGCCGACCTGGAGGAGCTGCGGGCCACCCGCGCGCTGCTCCGCCAGCTTCCGCCGCCGCCGGTGCCTGAAGGGTTCCTCGACGAGCTGCGCGCGCGGCTGCGTGCCGAGGGCACCGGACGGCGGACGTGGTGGCCACCGGTCCTGGTGGCGCGTCCGGCGGTGCTGGTGGCGGCGGTGGTGGCCGTGCTGATCCTGGTGGGCCTGCCCGTGGCCCGTGGTCGGCTCGAGCGGCTGCGGGCCGCCGAGGTAGGGCCCGATCTGTTCGTCCGCCAGTACGTGTCCACCGCCGTGACCGACCCCCTGGTCGACCGCGCGTTTCTGGGGCTGCTGGTCACCGACGCCAACCTCCGGCTCATCGGCGAGGACCCGCGGGCGGTCGGAGGATCACGGTGA
- a CDS encoding sigma-E factor regulatory protein RseB domain-containing protein, whose protein sequence is MLLWCAVAVCLAATLVAGRASGQSDPQGLLGGVSLDQFLRHAALAPQFVDYEGTKVVSVLRGATMETVTVSEAHKRPNRTRLEFLSPEAVAGRLVVDDGLQTWQYEPRLHVVIQGPSLAPPVETPPPRLLDRYEASVLALEEVVGRLAVHVRLRPRGAGGERRLWIDRYTGVVLRSEDRDPRDGVVATSYFTRISYGLNFPSAMFLPRIPAGARVLSPVETIGPLMSPDALQRQLGYAVQARAVLPGGFRLQGGEIAVAGVLRVAHLHYHDGIRALGLFVVPARRMGPPGAETPVPTLGATAGVITRGVLHMVQWEAGGMRYALVGPLPVADLVALARAVAPPR, encoded by the coding sequence ATGCTTCTGTGGTGCGCTGTGGCCGTCTGCCTGGCAGCGACGCTGGTGGCCGGGCGCGCGAGCGGGCAGTCGGATCCCCAGGGCCTGCTGGGCGGCGTCTCGCTCGACCAGTTCTTGCGACACGCCGCCCTGGCCCCGCAGTTCGTCGACTACGAGGGCACCAAGGTGGTCTCGGTGCTGCGGGGCGCCACGATGGAGACGGTGACGGTCAGCGAGGCCCACAAGCGCCCCAACCGCACCCGCCTGGAGTTCCTCTCACCCGAAGCCGTGGCCGGCCGCCTGGTCGTCGACGACGGGTTGCAGACGTGGCAGTACGAGCCGCGCCTGCACGTGGTGATCCAGGGGCCCTCGCTCGCCCCACCGGTGGAGACGCCGCCGCCGCGGCTGCTCGACCGGTACGAGGCCTCGGTGCTCGCCCTCGAGGAGGTCGTCGGCCGGCTGGCCGTCCACGTGCGGCTGCGGCCCAGGGGCGCAGGCGGCGAACGGCGCCTGTGGATCGACCGCTACACCGGGGTCGTGCTGCGCAGCGAGGACCGCGACCCGCGCGACGGCGTGGTCGCCACCAGCTACTTCACGCGGATCAGCTACGGCCTGAACTTCCCTTCCGCGATGTTCCTGCCGCGCATCCCGGCGGGCGCGCGAGTGCTCTCGCCGGTGGAGACCATCGGGCCGCTGATGTCGCCGGATGCACTGCAACGGCAGCTCGGCTACGCGGTGCAGGCACGGGCAGTCCTGCCGGGCGGCTTTCGGTTGCAGGGCGGCGAGATCGCGGTCGCCGGCGTGCTGCGCGTCGCGCACCTGCACTACCACGACGGTATCCGCGCCCTGGGGCTGTTCGTCGTGCCCGCACGGCGCATGGGGCCACCGGGCGCCGAGACCCCGGTCCCCACGCTGGGTGCCACGGCCGGGGTGATCACCCGGGGCGTCCTACATATGGTGCAGTGGGAAGCAGGCGGGATGCGCTACGCGCTGGTCGGGCCGCTCCCCGTGGCCGACCTGGTGGCGCTGGCGCGGGCCGTGGCGCCGCCGCGGTAG
- a CDS encoding MazG nucleotide pyrophosphohydrolase domain-containing protein → MTLREFQEQIDRTYGIRDRARGLDGTFRWLVEEVGELARALREGDPDRLQEEVGDVLAWTVSVASLCGVDVALAAARYAAGCPKCARTPCACGA, encoded by the coding sequence GTGACCCTCCGCGAGTTCCAGGAACAGATCGACCGCACCTACGGCATCCGCGACCGCGCGCGCGGCCTCGATGGCACCTTTCGCTGGCTGGTCGAGGAAGTGGGCGAACTGGCCAGGGCGCTGCGCGAGGGCGATCCCGATCGGCTCCAGGAGGAGGTCGGGGACGTGCTGGCCTGGACCGTCAGCGTGGCGTCGCTGTGCGGCGTCGACGTGGCCCTGGCTGCGGCGCGCTACGCAGCGGGTTGCCCCAAGTGCGCCCGGACCCCCTGCGCCTGTGGCGCGTGA
- the speB gene encoding agmatinase, producing the protein MPFLAARAVPAPQATILGAPFDATATHRAGARWAPAAIRWASDGLESYSPTQQRDLQEIRLADAGDLDLAGVDAAQAVQRVRDAVAAAEGLPVLLGGEHTVTVGAVTALLDRHADLGLVVVDAHLDLRDDYAGARWSHATTLARILDRMDGRRIVVVGARSGTREEWARADGLLAVAPTGRLPHPAWAALADRPLYLSVDIDGLDPAHAPGTGNPEPLGLAVDDLVTLVSVLRQGRVVGCDLVEVSPPYDPGGRTAMLAAWLVREMILAFAR; encoded by the coding sequence ATGCCCTTTCTTGCCGCGCGGGCCGTGCCCGCGCCGCAGGCGACCATCCTGGGTGCTCCGTTCGATGCGACGGCGACCCACCGGGCCGGTGCCCGGTGGGCACCCGCGGCCATCCGCTGGGCGTCGGACGGGCTGGAGTCGTACAGCCCCACGCAGCAGCGCGACCTCCAGGAGATCCGGCTGGCCGACGCTGGCGACCTCGACCTGGCCGGCGTCGACGCCGCGCAGGCGGTCCAGCGCGTGCGGGACGCGGTGGCGGCAGCCGAGGGCCTGCCAGTGCTGCTGGGCGGCGAGCATACCGTCACCGTGGGCGCGGTCACCGCGCTGCTCGACCGCCACGCCGATCTGGGGCTGGTGGTGGTCGACGCGCACCTGGACCTGCGGGACGACTACGCGGGCGCCCGCTGGTCGCACGCCACGACGCTCGCGCGCATCCTCGACCGCATGGACGGCCGTCGCATCGTCGTGGTCGGTGCGCGGTCGGGCACGCGGGAGGAATGGGCCCGTGCCGACGGGTTGCTGGCCGTCGCGCCCACCGGCCGCCTGCCGCACCCGGCGTGGGCCGCGCTGGCCGACCGCCCGCTCTACCTGTCGGTGGACATCGACGGGCTCGACCCGGCGCATGCGCCCGGCACCGGCAATCCGGAACCGCTGGGGCTGGCCGTCGACGACCTCGTGACGCTGGTAAGTGTGCTGCGGCAGGGACGCGTCGTCGGCTGCGACCTCGTCGAGGTCAGCCCGCCCTATGACCCTGGGGGCCGCACGGCCATGCTGGCGGCGTGGCTCGTGCGGGAGATGATCCTGGCCTTCGCCCGATGA
- the speE gene encoding polyamine aminopropyltransferase: protein MARDARAWIFDSGGEGFAHAYRVDDLLYDGRSAYQRIRVIRNAAFGRMLILDDAVQTTERDDFIYHELLAHVPLCTHPRPRRVLIIGGGDGGLLREALRHPVEQVTMVEIDRAVVEVTRQYLPEIPGDAFDDPRARLVIDDGLAFVRQTSEQFDVALVDSTDPVGPAVGLFSEAFYGQLAARLGPEGVLAVQSGSPLYQRDVMATVARGMASHFRWVRPYLGTVPTYPGVLWTFTIGSQARDPLAVDAAEIAQRLAGITTRYYTPAAHRHLFTFPPFLAPPSADGEAGGAAGA from the coding sequence ATGGCCCGCGACGCCAGGGCGTGGATCTTCGATTCCGGGGGTGAGGGCTTCGCCCACGCGTACCGGGTGGACGACCTGCTCTACGACGGCCGCTCGGCCTACCAGCGCATCCGCGTGATCCGCAACGCGGCCTTCGGCCGCATGCTCATCCTCGACGACGCCGTGCAGACCACCGAGCGCGACGACTTCATCTACCACGAGCTGCTCGCCCACGTGCCGCTGTGCACCCATCCCCGGCCGCGCCGCGTGCTGATCATCGGCGGGGGCGACGGCGGGCTGCTGCGGGAAGCCCTGCGGCACCCCGTGGAGCAGGTGACCATGGTCGAGATCGACCGTGCCGTGGTGGAGGTCACCCGGCAGTACCTCCCCGAGATCCCGGGCGACGCGTTCGACGATCCCCGCGCGCGCCTGGTGATCGACGACGGTCTGGCGTTCGTGCGGCAGACGTCGGAGCAGTTCGACGTGGCGCTGGTCGATTCGACCGACCCTGTGGGGCCCGCGGTGGGGCTCTTCAGCGAGGCGTTCTACGGACAGCTCGCCGCCCGGCTGGGGCCCGAAGGCGTGCTGGCGGTCCAGAGCGGCTCCCCGCTGTACCAGCGCGACGTGATGGCCACAGTCGCCCGGGGGATGGCGTCGCACTTCCGCTGGGTGCGTCCCTACCTGGGCACGGTGCCGACCTACCCCGGCGTGCTGTGGACGTTCACCATCGGCTCTCAGGCGCGCGACCCGCTGGCCGTGGACGCGGCCGAGATCGCGCAGCGCCTGGCGGGCATCACCACGCGGTACTACACGCCGGCAGCGCACCGCCACCTGTTCACGTTCCCGCCCTTCCTGGCTCCGCCGTCTGCGGACGGGGAGGCCGGCGGTGCGGCCGGCGCCTGA
- a CDS encoding arginine decarboxylase, pyruvoyl-dependent yields MWHLPKAVSLVAGAGEGSTDLNAFDRALLDAGIANLNFVRVTSIFPLGAQIVPLRPYQPGVLMPAVYARIVRHTPGERIAAAVGVGIADDGYGVIMEHSHTGTGENAESIVRRMVEEAVAMRGLRLARVEVAVKEHTVQRTGCVVAAALFWPE; encoded by the coding sequence ATGTGGCACCTGCCGAAGGCCGTCTCGCTGGTCGCCGGCGCCGGCGAGGGCTCGACGGACCTCAACGCCTTCGACCGGGCGTTGCTGGACGCCGGTATCGCCAACCTGAACTTCGTGCGCGTCACGAGCATCTTTCCCCTGGGCGCGCAGATCGTCCCGCTGCGCCCCTACCAGCCCGGGGTGCTGATGCCGGCCGTCTACGCCCGGATCGTGCGCCACACACCGGGCGAGCGTATCGCGGCGGCGGTCGGTGTGGGCATCGCCGACGACGGCTACGGCGTCATCATGGAGCACTCCCACACCGGCACCGGTGAGAACGCCGAAAGCATCGTCCGGCGCATGGTCGAGGAAGCGGTGGCGATGCGCGGCCTGCGCCTCGCGCGCGTCGAGGTGGCCGTGAAGGAGCACACGGTCCAACGCACCGGGTGCGTGGTGGCCGCCGCGCTGTTCTGGCCGGAGTGA
- a CDS encoding VanZ family protein, which yields MGGELPGVLARMRWARPLAVAYMAGLLVTSLLPGPSIRAVSDLTQHALAYAGLTGVLWWAAPASSWRWAVAPAAWGYGVALELVQRTVPYRTADVRDVVANGVGVLAATLLALALSSRRLGTSRR from the coding sequence TTGGGCGGCGAACTTCCCGGGGTGCTCGCGCGCATGCGGTGGGCCCGCCCTCTTGCCGTAGCGTACATGGCCGGGTTGCTGGTGACCTCGCTGCTCCCGGGGCCGTCCATTCGTGCGGTGTCGGATCTGACGCAGCACGCCCTGGCCTACGCCGGCTTGACCGGCGTGCTCTGGTGGGCGGCGCCGGCGTCGAGCTGGCGCTGGGCCGTGGCGCCTGCGGCGTGGGGATACGGCGTCGCGCTCGAGCTGGTACAGCGTACGGTGCCGTACCGCACCGCGGACGTGCGGGACGTGGTGGCCAACGGGGTTGGGGTGCTCGCGGCCACGCTGCTCGCGCTCGCCCTTTCGTCCCGGCGGCTCGGGACGTCCCGGCGGTGA
- a CDS encoding ABC transporter substrate-binding protein, whose translation MSRQLRSLAVALGVLVAAAVVPAVAQQPPPLPASIKVGALFDLTGPTSDVGVDYSKGVLDHVRYINEVMGGIRGKVKIDLVWADYAYRIPESLNLYRKYRDVDRVQAIIGWGTNDTEALKEQIAADQIPFISASYSSHLNDPSKTPYNFYPVSSYSDQLRAVLKFAAELAKKEGKARPKFVFAYPDHPYGRAPIPAGKDYARELGFEVGPDQFVPLTALEARSQVAAIRAFGADFAWFGGTTNSASVTIRDAKQAGLTTRWFVNVWGFDENMIKLIGAAAEGAYGSTPHAYFGEPVPGMKTIFDAYRRFQGKEVPQFQWGTTQTPYIASYIRGWLNVYLLRRGLEQIVDGWSSYGRLGGFAGVNVRSALELLKNWDPEGLAPPITLARDDHRPSTTTRIMQVRNGRIVVVEQVTVERRKDWLGY comes from the coding sequence GTGAGCAGGCAGCTCCGTAGCCTCGCAGTGGCCCTCGGCGTCCTCGTGGCCGCCGCCGTCGTTCCCGCAGTGGCACAGCAGCCACCGCCCCTGCCGGCCAGCATCAAGGTGGGCGCGCTCTTCGACCTCACGGGGCCCACGTCGGACGTGGGCGTGGACTACTCCAAGGGCGTGCTCGACCACGTCCGGTACATCAACGAGGTCATGGGCGGCATCCGGGGCAAGGTGAAGATCGACCTGGTCTGGGCCGACTACGCCTACCGCATCCCCGAGAGCCTGAACCTGTACCGGAAGTACCGCGACGTCGACCGGGTCCAGGCCATCATCGGTTGGGGCACCAACGACACCGAAGCCCTCAAGGAGCAGATCGCGGCCGACCAGATCCCGTTCATCTCCGCGTCGTACTCCTCGCACCTGAACGACCCGTCCAAGACGCCCTACAACTTCTACCCGGTGTCGTCGTACTCCGATCAGCTCCGGGCCGTGCTGAAGTTCGCTGCCGAGCTGGCCAAGAAAGAGGGCAAGGCGCGGCCCAAGTTCGTCTTCGCCTACCCCGACCACCCCTACGGCCGGGCGCCCATCCCGGCGGGCAAGGACTACGCCAGGGAACTGGGGTTCGAGGTCGGCCCCGACCAGTTCGTGCCGCTGACGGCCCTGGAGGCCCGCTCCCAGGTGGCGGCCATCAGGGCGTTCGGGGCGGACTTCGCCTGGTTCGGCGGCACGACCAACTCGGCGTCGGTCACCATCCGCGACGCGAAGCAGGCGGGCCTGACCACCCGCTGGTTCGTGAACGTGTGGGGGTTCGACGAGAACATGATCAAGCTCATCGGTGCGGCGGCGGAGGGGGCGTACGGCAGCACGCCGCACGCGTACTTCGGTGAGCCGGTGCCGGGCATGAAGACGATCTTCGACGCCTACCGGCGGTTCCAGGGCAAGGAGGTGCCCCAGTTCCAGTGGGGGACGACCCAGACGCCCTACATCGCCTCGTACATCCGCGGCTGGCTCAACGTCTACCTGCTGCGCCGCGGCCTGGAACAGATCGTCGACGGCTGGTCGTCCTACGGCCGGCTGGGAGGCTTCGCCGGCGTGAACGTGCGCTCCGCGCTGGAGCTGTTGAAGAACTGGGACCCCGAGGGGCTCGCGCCGCCCATCACGCTGGCGCGGGACGACCACCGGCCGTCCACCACAACCCGCATCATGCAGGTCCGCAACGGCCGCATCGTCGTGGTGGAGCAGGTCACGGTGGAACGGCGCAAGGACTGGCTGGGGTACTGA